The genomic DNA ACGCGCCACCGTAGCGATATCGAGGCCTGTTACCTGCAGGCCGTGCGTTCTGCCCGTCAACGCATCGTGGTTGCCAATGCTTACTTCTTCCCCGGTTACCGCCTGTTGCGCGAGTTACGCAATGCAGCGCGCCGTGGGGTGCAGGTAACCCTGATCCTGCAGGGTCAGCCGGACATGCGCTGGGTACGTGCGCTGTCGAGACTGTTGTACAACTACCTGTTGCGCGACGGCGTGCATATTCACGAGTACTGCCAGCGTCCTCTGCACGGCAAAGTGGCGCTGGTGGACGATGAATGGTCGACGGTAGGCTCCAGCAACCTCGACCCGCTGAGCCTGTCGTTCAATCTTGAGGCCAACCTGCTCATCCGTGATCGGGCGTTCAACCAACATCTGTACCAACACCTGGCCTCGCTCGCCAGTGACCAATGCAAGGCGGTGACACTGGAGCGGATGATCCGCGGCTATTGGTGGCGGGCGCCGCTGATTTTCATCGGTTTTCACCTGACCCGCTACTTCCCGCGCATTGCCGGCTGGTTCCCGGCGCACCGGCAACGCCTGAAATCTGTCCAGCCTGAAGTGCAGGCCCAGGGCGACCTTCACGAGGGCAATACCTGATGAAGCACAAAGCCTGGCATACCTGGGGCAAGCGCCTGCTGACCCTGCTGTTCATCGTGCTGATTCCGGCGCTGCTGTACATGCTGGCGCGCAACCTTGACTGGAACGAGGTTCGCCAATCACTGGTTGCCTACAAGCCAAGCACCCTGATCATCGGCTTGGGCCTGGCGCTGTGCAGCTACCTGACATTCGCCAGCTACGACCTGCTGGCACGCGCCTACACCGGCCACCACCTACCGGCGCGCCAGGTGCTGCCGGTTGCCTTCGTCTGCTATGCCTTCAACCTCAACTTTACTACCTGGGTGGGCGGTGTTGCCTTGCGTTACCGGTTATACGGGCGGCTGGGCCTGGACACGGGGACCATCACCAAGATCCTGACCCTGGGGCTGCTGACCAACTGGATGGGTTACATGCTGCTTGCCGGTACGGTGTTCGCCCTGCGCCTGGTCAAATTGCCGGAAAATTGGGCAGTGGGCGTAACCGGGCTGCAGATGATCGGTTTTCTGCTGCTGGGTGTGGCGCTCGCCTATCTGCTGGCCTGCGGTTTTGCCAAGCGTCGTACATGGCGTGTGCGCGAGCATGAAATCACCCTGCCTTCGCTGCGCCTGGCGCTGTGCCAGGTAGCGCTGGGTGCCAGCAACTGGGCATTGATGGCAGCGCTGATTTACTGGCT from Pseudomonas putida includes the following:
- the clsB gene encoding cardiolipin synthase ClsB → MNKPWVEGNSVELLINGEGYYPRVFEAMAQAREEILLETFIIFDDKVGQQLQRVLIDAARRGVRVELAVDGYGTADLPDAFISAMTEAGVRFHAFDPQPRVAGMRTNLFRRLHRKIVVVDGERAFIGGINYSADHLGDYGPMAKQDYAVEVRGPVVAQVHASSRRLMAPVLEQPSEVQPLTQPAGQVSAVLVERDNTRHRSDIEACYLQAVRSARQRIVVANAYFFPGYRLLRELRNAARRGVQVTLILQGQPDMRWVRALSRLLYNYLLRDGVHIHEYCQRPLHGKVALVDDEWSTVGSSNLDPLSLSFNLEANLLIRDRAFNQHLYQHLASLASDQCKAVTLERMIRGYWWRAPLIFIGFHLTRYFPRIAGWFPAHRQRLKSVQPEVQAQGDLHEGNT
- a CDS encoding lysylphosphatidylglycerol synthase domain-containing protein — encoded protein: MKHKAWHTWGKRLLTLLFIVLIPALLYMLARNLDWNEVRQSLVAYKPSTLIIGLGLALCSYLTFASYDLLARAYTGHHLPARQVLPVAFVCYAFNLNFTTWVGGVALRYRLYGRLGLDTGTITKILTLGLLTNWMGYMLLAGTVFALRLVKLPENWAVGVTGLQMIGFLLLGVALAYLLACGFAKRRTWRVREHEITLPSLRLALCQVALGASNWALMAALIYWLLPGDLFYPSILGILLISCVAGVVAHIPAGLGVLEAVFLALLHGQLGQGSLVAALLGYRTLYYLIPLLLAVITYLVLEKRARAMRQRGEATLRKT